One genomic region from Nilaparvata lugens isolate BPH chromosome 3, ASM1435652v1, whole genome shotgun sequence encodes:
- the LOC111058952 gene encoding ubiquitin-associated domain-containing protein 1, whose amino-acid sequence MLHWLRNKFHGSCQKISRSFSNRAANDPLSTQSISNTEMLVADSNIVTEQIKLHIISVDGSSWTIKTPQDLNIDALKAMALSHFYNPVESVKLLPCFKLISVSKKHVLQSSNSIQQEELSSDDEILLVDLRPAKPKENINDDNFKGPTQEEISSATAHLKPTNIVRIPPLVDCTGDFQTEMRKILISLVQFAAQLLSAREDADKTFALIVDKLNTREKIVPDAVSVRNLTDMGFPEDKVVLALRLKRNNATDALDWLLEKGASKMDVMNESLGDEREESNSSSQPTSITQSVDRLLATFQAFRHKEFRPNPDALKLITDMGFTDREAIEALRATGNNQQSACEWLLGGTRAGLEVDSGLDIEGPIYKALLDDPTIQMALNNPKMLLAFLAILENPHQASTWLNDPDVAPVLNQIFKTFHAEKHILLVNRHVEAFQPPHHS is encoded by the exons ATGCTTCACTGGCTACGTAATAAATTCCATGGTAGTTGCCAAAAAATTTCTAGATCATTTTCTAACCGTGCTGCAAATGACCCTTTGTCTACTCAAAGTATCTCCAACACAGAAATGTTAGTGGCAGACTCTAATATTGTTACAGAACAGATAAAGCTCCATATTATCAGTGTAGATGGATCGTCTTGGACCATTAAAACACCTCAAGATCTTAACATTGATGCCTTAAAAGCGATGGCATTAAGTCATTTTTACAACCCAGTTGAAAGTGTCAAATTATTACCttgtttcaaattgatttctgtgtccaaaaaacatgttttacAATCCAGCAATTCAATTCAGCAAGAGGAACTGTCTTCGGATG ATGAGATTCTGCTTGTTGACTTGAGACCGGCGAAACCCaaagaaaatataaatgatgataattttaaaGGACCAACTCAAGAAGAAATCAGTTCAGCAACTGCACATTTGAAACCAACAAATATTGTTAGGATACCACCCCTAGTCGACTGTACTGGTGAT TTTCAGACCGAGATGCGCAAAATATTGATCTCATTGGTGCAGTTCGCTGCGCAACTACTGAGTGCGAGAGAAGATGCTGATAAAACCTTTGCTTTGATTGTTGATAAACTAAATACTAGAGAGAAAATAGTTCCTGACGCAGTTTCCGTTAGAAATCTAACCGATATGGGCTTTCCCGAAGACAAAGTAGTCTTAGCGCTACGATTGAAAAG AAACAACGCGACTGACGCATTGGACTGGCTACTGGAGAAGGGTGCCAGCAAAATGGACGTTATGAACGAAAGCTTGGGGGACGAGAGGGAGGAGTCGAACTCATCGAGTCAGCCGACATCAATCACGCAATCGGTCGACAGACTGCTGGCCACATTTCAGGCCTTCAGGCACAAGGAGTTCCGGCCCAACCCGGATGCCTTGAAGCTCATCACCGACATGGGATTCACTGACAGGGAGGCCATCGAAGCCCTTCGAGCCACCGGCAATAACCAACAGTCTGCT tgtGAATGGCTATTGGGAGGCACACGAGCTGGCCTAGAAGTTGATTCTGGATTGGACATTGAAGGACCTATTTACAAAGCACTCCTAGACGATCCTACCATACAGATGGCATTGAATAACCCTAAAATGCTTCTTG CTTTCCTTGCGATATTGGAGAATCCGCACCAAGCGAGCACGTGGCTCAACGACCCGGACGTGGCTCCAGTTCTCAACCAGATATTCAAAACTTTTCATGCGGAAAAACACATTCTTTTGGTGAACCGACACGTGGAAGCGTTCCAGCCGCCGCACCACTCATGA